The following proteins are encoded in a genomic region of Pikeienuella piscinae:
- the hisA gene encoding 1-(5-phosphoribosyl)-5-[(5-phosphoribosylamino)methylideneamino]imidazole-4-carboxamide isomerase, protein MILYPAIDLKGGACVRLWKGEMDHATVFSENPAAQAQAFEAAGCEWLHLVDLDGAFAGAPVNAAAVEAILKAVAVSTQLGGGVRDRATIERWLDLGVARVILGTAAVRDPELVKAAAKAHPGRIAVGVDARDGMAAVAGWAEATDIKATDLARRFEDAGVAAIIYTDIDRDGAMQGPNVTATAALARAVGIPVIASGGVSSMDDLRALKACGAPLDGVISGRALYDGRIEVAAAAALLKT, encoded by the coding sequence ATGATCCTATATCCCGCGATCGATCTGAAGGGCGGCGCCTGCGTCCGTCTCTGGAAGGGCGAGATGGACCACGCGACCGTCTTCAGCGAGAACCCGGCGGCGCAGGCGCAGGCCTTCGAGGCGGCGGGATGCGAGTGGCTGCATCTCGTCGATCTCGACGGCGCGTTCGCCGGCGCGCCGGTGAACGCGGCGGCGGTGGAGGCGATCCTGAAGGCGGTCGCCGTTTCCACGCAGCTTGGCGGCGGCGTGCGCGACCGCGCGACGATCGAGCGCTGGCTGGATCTGGGGGTCGCCCGTGTGATTCTCGGCACCGCCGCGGTGCGCGATCCGGAACTGGTGAAGGCGGCGGCGAAGGCGCATCCCGGCCGCATCGCCGTCGGCGTCGACGCGCGCGACGGCATGGCTGCTGTCGCGGGATGGGCGGAAGCGACCGACATTAAGGCGACCGACCTCGCCCGGCGTTTCGAGGACGCCGGCGTCGCCGCGATCATCTACACCGATATCGACCGTGACGGCGCGATGCAGGGGCCAAATGTCACCGCGACGGCGGCGCTGGCGCGCGCTGTCGGGATTCCGGTGATTGCTTCGGGCGGCGTCAGTTCGATGGACGATCTGCGCGCACTCAAAGCCTGCGGCGCGCCGCTCGACGGGGTGATCTCCGGCCGCGCGCTCTATGACGGGCGGATCGAGGTGGCTGCCGCCGCCGCGTTGCTCAAGACCTGA
- a CDS encoding DUF302 domain-containing protein, translating to MRLMSLPALAVALFCVAIAPHSSNAADALLRVKSDADVPQSVARLTEAAEAAGAKVFIVIDHQAGATSVDIPLRPTTLVLFGNPKIGSPAMVEAQTMGLEVPLRVLVFEDEAGDVWLAYENPADQATRRGVRADNPSIVKMQGALAKLTAAGAGQ from the coding sequence ATGCGCCTCATGTCCCTGCCCGCCCTAGCGGTCGCCCTGTTCTGCGTCGCGATCGCCCCCCATTCGTCAAACGCGGCGGATGCGTTGCTGCGCGTCAAGAGCGACGCCGATGTTCCGCAATCGGTCGCGCGGCTGACCGAGGCGGCGGAGGCGGCTGGCGCGAAAGTGTTCATCGTCATCGACCATCAGGCCGGAGCGACCTCGGTCGACATCCCGCTTCGCCCGACCACTCTGGTGCTTTTCGGCAATCCGAAGATCGGCTCGCCCGCGATGGTCGAGGCGCAGACCATGGGCCTTGAAGTGCCGCTTCGCGTTCTGGTGTTCGAGGATGAAGCCGGCGATGTCTGGCTTGCTTATGAAAACCCCGCCGATCAGGCCACACGGCGTGGCGTGCGCGCGGACAACCCTTCCATCGTGAAAATGCAGGGCGCGCTGGCGAAACTCACCGCCGCGGGCGCCGGCCAATAG
- the hisF gene encoding imidazole glycerol phosphate synthase subunit HisF, translated as MLKTRIIPCLDVKDGRVVKGVNFVDLVDAGDPVEQAAVYDAAGADELCFLDITASVDNRGTILDVARRTAERCFMPLTVGGGVRTLENIRDLLLAGADKVSINTAAVKDPDFVAAAATKFGAQCITVAIDAKTVAPGRWEIFTHGGRERTGIDAVAFARDMASRGAGEILLTSMDRDGTRAGFNVPLTRAVADAVPVPVIASGGVGTLDHLVEGVIAGHASAVLAASIFHFGTHTIAEAKAHMAAAGVAMRLR; from the coding sequence ATGCTCAAGACCCGCATCATTCCCTGCCTCGACGTGAAGGACGGCCGCGTCGTCAAGGGCGTGAACTTCGTAGATCTGGTGGACGCTGGCGACCCGGTGGAGCAAGCCGCGGTCTATGACGCCGCCGGCGCGGACGAGCTCTGCTTTCTCGACATCACCGCGTCGGTGGACAATCGCGGCACGATCCTCGATGTCGCGCGCCGGACGGCGGAGCGCTGTTTCATGCCGCTGACTGTCGGCGGCGGGGTGCGAACGCTGGAGAATATCCGCGATCTCCTGCTCGCCGGCGCCGACAAGGTTTCTATCAACACCGCGGCGGTGAAGGATCCAGACTTTGTCGCCGCTGCGGCCACGAAATTTGGCGCGCAATGCATCACCGTGGCGATTGACGCCAAGACCGTCGCGCCGGGAAGGTGGGAGATTTTCACCCATGGCGGGCGTGAGCGGACCGGGATCGACGCCGTCGCCTTCGCGCGCGACATGGCTTCAAGAGGGGCGGGCGAAATCCTCCTGACTTCGATGGACCGGGATGGGACGCGCGCGGGGTTCAACGTCCCGTTGACCCGTGCGGTCGCGGATGCGGTTCCGGTCCCGGTGATCGCCTCCGGCGGCGTCGGAACGCTGGATCATCTTGTCGAAGGCGTCATAGCGGGCCACGCGTCGGCGGTTCTCGCCGCCTCGATCTTTCACTTCGGAACCCATACCATCGCCGAGGCGAAGGCGCATATGGCGGCCGCCGGCGTCGCGATGAGGCTTAGATGA
- a CDS encoding phosphoribosyl-ATP diphosphatase encodes MNDILNRLEATIAARRAAGDAGASHTAALLAKGRRACAQKFGEEAVEAVIAAAAGDREELVKESADTLYHLLVMLAALDLPLSEVLAELERREGVSGLAEKAARGG; translated from the coding sequence ATGAACGATATCCTGAACCGTCTTGAAGCGACGATTGCGGCGCGCAGGGCCGCCGGCGACGCCGGCGCGTCGCACACCGCCGCGCTGCTGGCGAAAGGCCGGCGCGCCTGCGCTCAGAAATTCGGCGAGGAGGCGGTCGAGGCCGTGATCGCCGCCGCCGCCGGCGACCGCGAGGAGCTGGTTAAGGAGAGCGCGGATACGCTCTATCATCTTCTCGTCATGCTCGCCGCGCTCGATCTGCCGCTTTCCGAAGTCCTCGCCGAACTTGAACGGCGCGAAGGCGTTTCGGGCCTCGCGGAGAAAGCCGCGCGCGGCGGGTGA
- a CDS encoding polysaccharide biosynthesis protein has product MLDHRAYFKGKSVVVTGGVGSVGREIVDRLRLLDVKLIRVIDNNESGLFDMEMEYRASSNVDFYHCDITDERELRRTFSDMDLCFHCAALKHVPSCERSPFSAISVNIEGCEVVGRVAVMEGLEKVVFTSTDKAVNPTNVMGTSKLMGERLFTAMNFLHSSKSKTIFSCTRFGNVLGSRGSVVPLFTRQLQRGGPLTVTDERMTRFVMTMREAADLVIESMALAKGGEVFITKMPVLRIRDLARVMIARMAKACGRDPAAIGVNVVGARPGEKLWEELSTDEESNRLLESDKFLIVLPPGHTSEQRMHYVYDEINVSPSHVVYHSDRSELMSDDEIADMLLREGVLPDDLRGRVMATAGERTKEELV; this is encoded by the coding sequence ATGCTCGACCATCGCGCGTATTTCAAGGGAAAGTCCGTCGTCGTGACTGGCGGAGTCGGGTCGGTTGGCCGGGAGATCGTCGATCGTCTGCGGTTGCTCGACGTCAAGCTGATCAGGGTGATCGACAACAACGAGAGCGGCCTCTTCGACATGGAGATGGAGTATCGGGCCTCCTCCAATGTCGATTTCTATCATTGCGATATCACCGACGAACGCGAGTTGCGGCGCACGTTTTCAGACATGGATCTCTGCTTTCATTGCGCCGCGCTCAAGCATGTCCCGTCCTGCGAGCGGAGCCCCTTTTCGGCGATCAGCGTCAATATCGAGGGCTGCGAGGTCGTCGGACGGGTGGCGGTCATGGAAGGTCTGGAGAAGGTCGTCTTCACCTCAACCGACAAGGCGGTGAACCCGACCAACGTGATGGGCACGTCGAAGCTGATGGGCGAACGGCTGTTCACCGCGATGAACTTCCTGCATTCCTCGAAGTCCAAGACCATCTTCTCCTGCACGCGGTTCGGCAATGTACTGGGCTCGCGCGGGTCCGTCGTTCCGCTCTTCACCCGGCAGCTTCAGCGGGGCGGCCCGCTCACCGTCACCGATGAGCGCATGACCCGGTTCGTGATGACCATGCGCGAAGCGGCCGACTTGGTGATCGAAAGCATGGCGCTGGCGAAGGGTGGGGAGGTGTTCATCACCAAGATGCCCGTGCTCCGTATCCGGGACCTAGCGCGGGTGATGATCGCGCGGATGGCGAAGGCATGCGGGCGCGACCCCGCGGCGATCGGCGTCAACGTGGTCGGCGCACGCCCCGGCGAGAAACTGTGGGAGGAGCTTTCGACCGACGAGGAAAGCAACCGGTTGCTGGAGAGCGACAAGTTCCTGATCGTGCTTCCGCCTGGCCACACGTCCGAGCAGCGCATGCATTATGTCTATGACGAGATCAACGTGTCGCCCAGTCATGTCGTATATCATTCGGATCGTTCCGAGCTGATGAGCGACGACGAGATCGCTGACATGCTTCTGCGCGAAGGCGTGCTGCCGGACGATCTGCGCGGCAGAGTCATGGCGACGGCCGGCGAGCGGACGAAAGAGGAGTTGGTCTGA
- a CDS encoding NAD-dependent epimerase/dehydratase family protein codes for MRVLILGGDGYIGWPTAMKLSAAGHEVMAVDNYLRRRLMREIDCGALFEAPNLHERARHWAAKTKKDVAVRIGDLNDWTFISSVFREFAPEAIIHFAEQPSAPYSMLDRATARLTLDNNLGVTFNVIHAIAEFAPEAHLVKLGTMGEYGTPNIDIEEGWIEIEHKGRKGKFLFPRAAGSLYHTTKVLDTDLLWFYVRMWGLRVTDLMQGPVYGLTTEETGDDDALNPFLNYDEVFGTVLNRFMVQAAAGYPLTVYGKGGQTRGYLHLKDALQCLQLAVENPVESGELRVLNQFVETFSVNDLAGHVQRSGERLGLDVRIESLPNPRKEAEEHYYNPVHTGLLDLGLQPNKLTDEVMDEMMRVILRYRDDIVTERIFRGVKWNK; via the coding sequence ATGCGGGTTCTCATTCTCGGCGGCGACGGATATATCGGCTGGCCGACGGCGATGAAGCTCTCGGCGGCCGGGCACGAGGTGATGGCGGTGGACAATTACCTCCGCCGCCGGCTGATGCGGGAGATCGACTGCGGGGCGCTGTTCGAGGCGCCGAACCTGCATGAGCGGGCGCGCCATTGGGCGGCGAAGACGAAAAAGGACGTCGCCGTCCGGATCGGCGATCTGAACGATTGGACGTTCATTTCTTCGGTCTTCCGGGAGTTCGCGCCGGAGGCGATCATCCATTTCGCCGAGCAGCCCTCGGCGCCCTATTCGATGCTCGACCGCGCGACCGCCCGCCTGACGTTGGACAACAATCTCGGCGTCACCTTCAACGTCATCCACGCGATTGCGGAGTTCGCGCCGGAAGCGCATCTGGTCAAGCTCGGCACGATGGGTGAATACGGCACGCCAAATATCGACATCGAGGAGGGCTGGATCGAGATCGAGCACAAGGGCCGCAAGGGCAAATTCCTGTTCCCGCGCGCCGCCGGCTCACTCTATCACACCACCAAGGTGCTCGATACCGATCTGCTCTGGTTCTATGTGCGGATGTGGGGGCTCCGCGTCACTGATCTGATGCAGGGGCCGGTCTACGGCCTGACGACCGAAGAGACGGGTGATGACGACGCGCTCAATCCTTTCCTGAATTATGATGAAGTGTTCGGCACGGTGCTGAACCGGTTCATGGTGCAGGCGGCGGCGGGATATCCGCTGACGGTCTACGGCAAGGGCGGCCAGACGCGCGGCTATCTGCATCTGAAGGATGCGCTGCAATGCCTGCAGCTGGCTGTTGAGAACCCGGTCGAGTCTGGCGAGTTGCGGGTGCTGAACCAGTTCGTCGAGACGTTCAGCGTCAACGATCTCGCCGGCCATGTTCAACGCTCTGGTGAGCGACTGGGTCTCGATGTCAGGATCGAGAGCCTGCCGAACCCGCGGAAGGAAGCCGAGGAGCATTACTACAACCCGGTCCATACCGGCTTGCTGGATCTCGGGCTGCAGCCGAACAAGCTCACCGACGAGGTCATGGACGAAATGATGCGGGTCATCCTGCGCTACCGCGACGATATCGTCACCGAACGCATCTTTCGCGGCGTCAAGTGGAACAAGTAG
- a CDS encoding glycosyltransferase: MVDEIARTSSEEFRRTPGRPYRHGGARLFPRMRLMRDQGSVSRADPQGSQEERKATAAPSSVFARLKVWLASVGDGQARLRMRIKRMEAARQDQQARLVRLQGRLRDQWTRIAEMKAELKDERRRVAQVRRKLRNQRARAERAQTRLLAQLNRIRPNAPLNRYLTFAQRVGARAEECRADVYLAHGVQALPAVDRLRELTGGVAACDVIEIPSFAARAIPSKWDPTVLKTIDHALLGYLQEADFALTVGWALGDIVSKTNADIRVLPNWRNHAELTVSNELREEFAIGREAKVVLAISTITSGFEQVLEAFVKMDRDCHLVVVGTFAPVEYGEQITALRAALGLEGRVHFRGPVPYQKMIEYCGGADIGLIVRDPSIPNNYISLPNRVFDYLACGLPIVAPMMPDIDKILRIYDCGLSIDDITAEAWADGVVRALERQDEMRAGTVEASARMTWENLERDRLLDVFGRPSSVTFVWFNDLTLNNRTMRMATSLTRLGVAAKVACPMSETSTVPDGVSAIPFEKY; this comes from the coding sequence ATGGTTGATGAGATTGCAAGAACGTCGTCCGAAGAGTTTAGACGGACGCCCGGGCGGCCATATCGCCACGGCGGCGCGCGCCTTTTCCCCCGAATGCGATTAATGCGCGATCAAGGGTCGGTTTCCCGGGCGGATCCGCAGGGGAGCCAGGAAGAGCGTAAGGCGACGGCCGCACCCTCGTCGGTGTTTGCGCGACTCAAGGTGTGGCTCGCCAGCGTCGGGGATGGGCAGGCTCGCCTAAGGATGCGGATCAAGAGGATGGAGGCCGCGAGGCAAGACCAGCAGGCCCGCCTCGTCCGGCTGCAAGGCAGGCTGAGAGATCAGTGGACCCGCATCGCGGAGATGAAGGCTGAACTGAAAGATGAACGGAGACGCGTCGCGCAGGTGCGGCGCAAGCTGCGAAACCAAAGGGCTCGCGCCGAGCGGGCGCAGACGAGGCTACTCGCCCAGCTTAACCGGATCAGGCCGAATGCTCCGCTCAACCGGTATCTGACCTTCGCGCAGCGTGTCGGGGCGCGCGCGGAGGAATGCCGCGCCGACGTCTATCTGGCTCACGGGGTCCAGGCTCTGCCGGCGGTCGACCGACTGCGCGAGCTTACCGGCGGTGTCGCGGCCTGCGACGTGATCGAGATCCCCTCCTTCGCGGCCCGGGCTATTCCTTCGAAATGGGACCCGACTGTCCTCAAGACGATCGATCACGCCTTGCTGGGCTATCTGCAGGAGGCTGATTTCGCTCTGACCGTCGGATGGGCGCTGGGGGATATCGTCTCGAAGACGAACGCCGACATTCGGGTGCTGCCCAACTGGCGCAACCATGCCGAGCTCACGGTGTCGAACGAACTCCGTGAAGAGTTCGCTATCGGTCGCGAGGCGAAGGTGGTGTTGGCGATCAGCACGATCACTTCGGGCTTCGAGCAAGTGCTGGAGGCCTTCGTAAAGATGGACAGGGACTGCCATCTCGTCGTCGTTGGGACGTTCGCGCCGGTTGAATACGGAGAGCAGATCACCGCGTTGCGCGCCGCCCTGGGGCTGGAGGGCAGGGTGCATTTTCGCGGTCCCGTGCCGTATCAAAAGATGATCGAATATTGCGGCGGGGCCGATATCGGCCTCATCGTGCGCGACCCGTCCATCCCCAACAATTATATCTCCCTGCCCAATCGGGTCTTCGACTATCTCGCCTGCGGTCTGCCCATCGTCGCGCCGATGATGCCCGACATAGACAAGATTCTCAGGATCTACGATTGTGGCCTGAGCATTGACGATATCACCGCGGAGGCCTGGGCGGACGGCGTCGTCCGGGCGCTCGAGCGGCAGGACGAGATGCGCGCGGGCACCGTCGAGGCCAGCGCCCGGATGACCTGGGAGAACCTGGAGCGCGACCGGCTCCTGGACGTGTTCGGGCGCCCGTCCTCGGTCACCTTCGTGTGGTTCAACGACCTGACCCTGAACAACCGCACGATGCGCATGGCCACGAGCCTGACCCGACTTGGAGTGGCCGCCAAGGTGGCCTGCCCCATGTCCGAGACCTCCACCGTCCCGGATGGCGTCAGCGCCATTCCCTTTGAAAAATACTGA
- a CDS encoding UDP-N-acetylglucosamine 2-epimerase, whose product MPNEICVIVGTRPGIIMMAPIIHALQAADHPHYVIHTGQHYSPEMDVELFEDLGLTVPVYHLKGAAEAQTHATKTARMMEGCEAAFLERRPGVVLVNGDANSNVAAALADWTPVFGDGRAAERIVAHCALLLEEGIPS is encoded by the coding sequence ATGCCCAATGAGATCTGCGTCATCGTCGGCACGCGCCCCGGCATCATCATGATGGCCCCCATCATCCACGCGCTCCAGGCGGCGGACCACCCGCATTACGTTATCCATACCGGCCAGCATTACTCGCCCGAGATGGATGTTGAGCTCTTCGAGGATCTGGGCCTGACGGTGCCGGTTTATCACCTGAAGGGCGCGGCGGAGGCGCAGACCCATGCGACCAAGACCGCGCGGATGATGGAGGGCTGCGAAGCCGCCTTCCTTGAGCGGCGCCCGGGAGTCGTGCTCGTGAACGGGGACGCCAATTCGAATGTGGCGGCGGCGCTCGCGGACTGGACGCCGGTCTTCGGCGACGGGCGGGCGGCGGAGCGCATCGTGGCCCATTGCGCGCTGTTGCTCGAAGAAGGGATTCCGTCATGA
- a CDS encoding putative sugar O-methyltransferase, translated as MKAARGPGARPLRPEQVALDPPRDRLRELYAALDQKRSDFADLERWNLSPLIGRPVTPDAPATFEEMLPLWVGSVAERLQDADRIEAYRAYLSRFVERATFDALLLDYAGSISPGEVTETDLSAIHSLVHLKRIVESLPPRDGRVVILEIGGGFGLLGALAHRHIDVPLCYVSVDAVPESTAYSEAYLRNLGLDVVYATDAEGLARRDCDCVVAPAWAAGRIAPGSVDVAINFSSIQEMPDRAARAYLDAVPVWLRTGGAFLFANSREFFYKREYLQGPPLYIEYKSYSPRSRTTDFPIEIFRKRVDAPDWVDAALTAERDYYIELKAKLEAQVEKGRTALEPLRERIARQSEAMRIRVETTQNLRARIQELQEKQKTMAERVQALTRRAEKAEAALTKGSSSKPAPKATAKGSDPKA; from the coding sequence ATGAAGGCGGCTCGCGGTCCGGGCGCCCGCCCGCTCAGGCCCGAGCAAGTCGCGCTCGACCCGCCACGCGATCGGCTGCGTGAGCTTTACGCGGCGCTGGACCAGAAACGCTCCGACTTTGCCGATCTCGAACGCTGGAACCTGTCTCCGCTGATAGGGCGGCCGGTCACGCCGGATGCGCCAGCCACCTTTGAGGAGATGCTCCCCCTCTGGGTGGGCTCTGTGGCCGAACGGCTTCAAGATGCGGACCGGATCGAGGCGTATCGGGCTTACCTCTCGCGTTTCGTGGAAAGAGCGACATTCGACGCCCTGCTGCTCGACTACGCCGGTTCGATTTCGCCAGGGGAAGTCACCGAGACCGATCTGAGCGCCATACACAGTCTCGTGCACCTCAAGCGGATCGTGGAGTCCCTGCCGCCGCGCGACGGACGCGTGGTGATCCTCGAAATCGGGGGGGGATTCGGGCTCCTGGGCGCGCTGGCTCATCGCCATATCGACGTTCCGCTGTGCTACGTCTCCGTTGACGCGGTGCCTGAATCCACCGCCTATTCCGAGGCGTATCTGAGGAATCTGGGACTGGATGTGGTCTATGCGACCGACGCGGAGGGACTCGCCCGGCGCGATTGCGATTGCGTGGTGGCCCCCGCCTGGGCCGCAGGACGCATAGCGCCCGGGAGCGTCGATGTGGCGATCAACTTCTCCTCTATCCAGGAGATGCCGGATCGGGCCGCGCGCGCCTATCTGGACGCTGTGCCGGTCTGGCTGCGCACGGGCGGGGCTTTCCTCTTCGCCAACTCGCGCGAGTTCTTCTACAAGCGAGAATACCTTCAGGGTCCCCCCCTCTATATCGAGTACAAGTCCTACTCTCCGCGCTCACGCACAACCGACTTTCCGATTGAAATCTTTCGGAAGCGCGTGGACGCGCCCGACTGGGTCGACGCGGCCCTTACCGCAGAGCGCGACTACTACATCGAGCTCAAGGCCAAGCTCGAGGCTCAGGTGGAGAAGGGCCGGACGGCGCTTGAGCCGCTGCGCGAGAGAATCGCGCGCCAGTCGGAGGCGATGCGGATCCGCGTGGAGACGACCCAGAACCTCAGAGCGCGCATTCAGGAGCTTCAAGAAAAGCAGAAGACGATGGCCGAGCGCGTCCAGGCCCTGACCCGCCGGGCGGAGAAGGCGGAGGCGGCGCTGACAAAGGGTTCATCTTCGAAACCGGCGCCCAAGGCCACCGCCAAGGGGAGCGACCCGAAGGCCTGA
- a CDS encoding Gfo/Idh/MocA family protein: MIFGIIGCGKQAPKHIKGLRAADVDEIRVCDVDPARAQVLADALGVTAVRDVPALLSSGVTAVSICTPTPSHAPLIRQCVAAGIHWMCEKPLCEDVATGEALIRETEAAGLTGAVGWIYRQVPTLRQGRALAARQSDGASPLGTFGSAIFRIGGRGSAMPWKHYAAQGGGATREMMVHMIDLAQWYFGAPTEVELLQRQLRWPERRIHGELHQVDAEDWVLASLRFDGGLDVLIQADLTSPSFTQYVELHGDNGSFVGSIQPQHASYIFLREARDQWPAGRTEMETQPHDLYRGQMRAFVADIRNGTSETADTMRGSIEVMRTMERLI, from the coding sequence ATGATCTTCGGAATTATCGGCTGTGGAAAACAGGCCCCCAAGCACATCAAGGGCCTCCGCGCGGCCGACGTGGATGAAATCCGCGTCTGCGACGTCGACCCGGCCCGCGCCCAAGTGCTCGCCGACGCCCTGGGGGTGACGGCGGTCCGGGACGTTCCCGCGCTCCTCTCGTCGGGTGTCACCGCCGTCTCGATCTGCACGCCGACCCCTTCGCACGCCCCGCTCATCCGTCAATGCGTCGCCGCCGGCATCCACTGGATGTGCGAGAAACCCTTGTGCGAGGATGTCGCCACTGGCGAGGCCCTGATCCGCGAGACCGAGGCCGCGGGATTGACCGGCGCCGTCGGCTGGATCTACCGACAGGTTCCAACATTGCGGCAGGGCCGCGCGCTCGCCGCGCGACAGAGCGACGGAGCGTCGCCTCTGGGGACCTTCGGATCCGCCATCTTCCGCATCGGGGGCCGCGGCAGCGCCATGCCCTGGAAGCACTATGCGGCCCAGGGCGGCGGGGCGACCCGCGAAATGATGGTCCACATGATCGACCTCGCGCAGTGGTATTTCGGCGCTCCCACGGAGGTTGAACTGCTCCAGCGTCAGCTCCGCTGGCCCGAACGGCGCATCCATGGCGAACTCCATCAGGTCGACGCCGAGGATTGGGTGCTCGCCTCGCTCAGGTTCGACGGCGGCCTCGACGTGCTGATCCAGGCGGATCTGACCTCGCCGTCCTTTACGCAATATGTCGAGCTTCATGGCGACAACGGCTCTTTCGTCGGATCCATCCAGCCCCAGCACGCGAGCTATATCTTCCTCAGGGAGGCCCGAGACCAATGGCCCGCCGGGCGCACTGAGATGGAGACCCAGCCCCACGATCTTTACCGTGGCCAGATGCGCGCTTTCGTGGCCGACATCCGGAACGGGACAAGCGAGACGGCCGACACGATGCGCGGCTCGATCGAAGTGATGCGCACCATGGAACGTCTGATTTGA
- a CDS encoding acyltransferase, which produces MSDAPIEIQEGAIVDQPGGGPEPSRFGPGGVLRRGTIVYTGVTAGRNLQTGHHVTIRGGAVIGDHVVIGTNTVLDGLLTIGDFVKIETGCYLPTHMSVGNRVFIGPCVTFTNDRYPLKMRDAYLRDGPQGAHVEDLVTIGGGCTICPGVRIGRGSFVAAGAIVTRDAPPMSLVIGAPARIEPLPDRLREDNMALSWRDLIPADGDAQ; this is translated from the coding sequence GTGAGCGACGCCCCCATCGAGATCCAGGAGGGCGCGATCGTCGATCAGCCCGGCGGCGGCCCCGAGCCCAGCCGTTTCGGGCCGGGGGGCGTGCTGCGCCGCGGGACGATCGTCTACACCGGCGTGACGGCGGGTCGGAACCTGCAGACCGGCCATCACGTCACGATCCGCGGCGGCGCCGTGATCGGGGACCATGTGGTGATCGGGACCAACACCGTGCTCGACGGGCTGCTGACGATCGGCGACTTCGTCAAGATCGAGACCGGCTGCTACCTGCCCACGCACATGTCAGTGGGAAACCGGGTGTTCATCGGGCCCTGCGTGACCTTCACCAATGACCGTTACCCGCTCAAGATGCGCGACGCCTACCTGCGCGACGGCCCCCAGGGCGCTCATGTCGAGGACCTGGTGACCATCGGCGGGGGCTGCACGATCTGCCCCGGCGTGCGCATCGGGCGCGGCTCGTTCGTCGCCGCGGGCGCCATCGTGACGCGCGACGCGCCGCCCATGTCGCTGGTGATCGGCGCGCCCGCCCGGATCGAGCCATTGCCGGACCGGCTGCGCGAAGACAACATGGCGCTCTCGTGGCGCGATCTGATACCGGCGGATGGAGACGCCCAATGA
- a CDS encoding DegT/DnrJ/EryC1/StrS family aminotransferase, which translates to MIPFIDLKTQYARLKDDIDTRIHAVLDGGQYVMGPAVTAFEEELCAYTGARNAISCSSGTDALFMPLLAMGVGAGDAVFVPSFTYTSTAEAILLAGAAPVFVDVDPGTFLIDMDDLRAKIAQTRAAGRLTPRVIMPVDLFGQPADYAALNALAREEDLKIVADAAQAFGARKGGTMVGAMTDITSTSFYPSKPLGCYGDGGAIFTDDDALADVLRSVRSHGKGAHKYDVVRVGVNGRLDSIQAAVLSSKLSIFEDELASRERVAQRYDAALAEVVRVPARVSDSRSVWAQYTIRTTERERLQAGCKERSVPTMVFYPVPMHLQPAYSAYGDGEGSLPASEQAAREVVSLPMNPYLSETQVDAVCDAIRDALSVAQLAE; encoded by the coding sequence ATGATCCCTTTCATTGACCTCAAAACCCAATATGCGCGCCTGAAGGACGATATCGACACGCGCATCCACGCCGTTCTCGATGGCGGGCAATACGTGATGGGGCCGGCCGTGACCGCGTTCGAGGAGGAGCTCTGCGCCTATACCGGCGCGCGCAACGCGATCAGCTGCTCGTCGGGGACCGACGCGCTCTTCATGCCGCTCCTGGCCATGGGCGTGGGCGCGGGGGACGCGGTCTTCGTGCCGTCCTTCACCTACACCTCCACGGCCGAGGCGATCCTGCTGGCCGGCGCCGCGCCGGTCTTCGTGGACGTCGATCCGGGGACCTTCCTGATCGACATGGACGATCTGCGCGCCAAGATCGCGCAGACCCGCGCCGCCGGGCGGCTGACGCCGCGGGTGATCATGCCGGTGGACCTGTTCGGTCAACCCGCCGACTACGCGGCGCTCAACGCGCTGGCGCGCGAGGAGGACCTGAAGATCGTGGCCGACGCCGCACAGGCCTTCGGGGCGCGCAAGGGCGGGACGATGGTCGGCGCGATGACCGACATCACCTCGACCTCCTTCTATCCGTCGAAGCCGTTGGGCTGCTATGGCGACGGCGGGGCGATCTTCACCGATGACGACGCGCTGGCGGACGTCCTGCGCTCGGTGCGCTCGCACGGCAAGGGCGCGCATAAATACGACGTGGTGCGCGTCGGCGTGAACGGGCGCCTGGATTCGATCCAGGCGGCGGTCCTGTCGTCCAAGCTCTCGATCTTCGAGGATGAGCTGGCCAGCCGCGAGCGCGTCGCGCAGCGCTACGACGCGGCGCTGGCGGAGGTGGTGCGCGTGCCCGCGCGCGTGTCCGACAGCCGGAGCGTCTGGGCCCAGTACACCATCCGCACCACCGAGCGCGAGCGGCTTCAGGCCGGGTGCAAGGAGAGGAGCGTCCCGACGATGGTCTTCTACCCCGTGCCGATGCACCTGCAGCCGGCCTACAGCGCCTATGGCGACGGCGAAGGCTCGCTTCCCGCGTCCGAACAGGCCGCGCGCGAGGTCGTCAGCCTGCCGATGAACCCGTATCTGAGCGAGACCCAGGTCGACGCCGTTTGCGATGCTATCCGGGACGCGCTTTCCGTCGCGCAGTTGGCGGAGTGA